In the genome of Nonlabens sp. MB-3u-79, one region contains:
- a CDS encoding diacylglycerol kinase translates to MNFTKFLRGRWKAMGYASKGALTLLRTEASIQVQAAIAIVMTIAGFYFEISATEWIAQTLCIGLIMGLEGMNTTAEAIADFIHPDFHKKIGHIKDIAAGAVVMTAIASSVVGLIIYVPYIQQLFQ, encoded by the coding sequence TTGAACTTTACTAAATTCTTAAGGGGTAGATGGAAGGCTATGGGATACGCTTCCAAGGGAGCCCTGACCCTTCTACGCACCGAAGCCAGTATTCAAGTCCAAGCCGCAATAGCCATAGTGATGACTATTGCGGGTTTTTACTTTGAGATTAGTGCTACAGAATGGATCGCACAAACCCTTTGTATTGGGCTCATCATGGGCCTTGAAGGCATGAATACTACCGCAGAGGCTATTGCCGACTTTATTCATCCTGATTTTCATAAGAAAATAGGTCACATTAAAGACATAGCTGCAGGCGCTGTTGTCATGACCGCCATCGCTTCTAGCGTTGTGGGATTGATTATTTATGTTCCTTATATTCAACAACTTTTTCAATAG